In the Streptomyces sp. 3214.6 genome, ACGCCCGCGATAGCGCTGCCGCATCCGCCGTACGTGACGGTCGTACGCCCCGGACACGATCAGATCGGCCAGGCCCAGCTGATCCGGGACGCTCGCCCAGGCCTCCCGGTCGCCCTTGGCGGCCAGAACGTCGGCGACGTACCGCTCCGGCAGCACCATCCACCCGAGACGCAACGCCGGCGACAGGCTCTTGCTGACCGAGCCGACGTAGATCACCCGCTCCGGGTCGAGCCCCTGGACCGCGCCCACGGGCTTGCGGTCGTAGCGGAACTCCCCGTCGTAGTCGTCCTCGACGAGCACCCCGCCACACGCGCGTGCCCAGTCGAGCACCGCGGTCCGGCGGCTCGCGTGCAGCGGACCGCCCGTCGGGAACTGGTGTGCGGGCGTGAGGAGGACGGCCCGCTCGCGCCCCAGAAGGTCGACACGCGCCCCGTCCGCGTCCAGAGGCAGCGGAGTCGTCCGCACGCCCGCCGCGGCCAGCAGCCCCCGGTGGAAGTCCAGCCCGTACGCCTCCACGGCCAGCGGGCCGCGTAGCACCCCACTGCCGGTGCCGAACGGGCCGAACAGCAGGCGCAGCGCATGGGCGAAGCCCGAGCAGATCACGATGCGCTCCGGCTCGGTGCGCACGCCACGCGCGCGTGCCAGGTACTCCGTCAGGGCCTCGCGCAGTTCCCGGCGACCGGCGGGATCGCCGGGCCCGAACACCTCGTTGGGCGCCTGCTGAAGGGCCCGCCGATAGGAGGCGAGCCAGGCCGCGCGCGGGAACGACGACGCGTCCGGCGTGCCCTGCCGCAGGTCGTGCCGCGGGCCACGCGCGCGTGCGGGCGTCTCGACCGGCACCCGCTCGGCGCGCCGCAGGGGCTCGGCCCGCTCGGCGACCCGGGTGCCTGACCCCTGTCGGGCGGTCAACCAGCCCTCGGCGACGAGTTCCGCATACGCGTCGGCCACCGTGTTGCGGGCGACGCCGAGGTCGGCGGCGAGCGAACGGTACGGCGGCAGCCGGGTTCCCGGAGCGAGCCGCCCGCTACGCACGGCCTCGCGCAGCGCCCCGATGACAGCCGCCCGCCGCCCACCCGGCCCGGCCAGCTCCAGGTGCAGGTCGGCCCCGATCCGCTCCGCCGAATTGACCCACGAATCTGCCATGGAAATGCACCCTACAGCGGGTCTTTCCGACCCATAGGTTGAAGGACATGACGACGAACACGACCACGAAGACGAACACGCCGACGAGTACGACCATGAACACGGCGACGAACAGCGCGACTCACACGCCGGCGAACTCGACTCGCCTCGACTTCGGGAAGAGCGCCCCCAAGGCGTTCCGCGCCCTCATCGGCTTCGACGCCGCAGCCCGCGAGGGCCTCGACCCCGCCCTGGTCGAACTGATCCAGATCCGCTCCTCGCACCTCAACCACTGCGCGTACTGCCTCCACATGCACACGAACGACGCCCGCAAGGCCGGCGAGAGCGAGGACCGCCTGCACATGGTCGCGGTCTGGCGCGAGGCCCGTCACTTCTTCACGGAGAAGGAACAGGCGGCCCTGGCTCTGACGGAAGCGGTCACACTGGTGCCCGACGGCGGCGTCCCCGACGACGTCTACACCGAGGCCGCCGCCCGCTTCGACGAGCGGGAGCTCGCCCAGGTACTCGCCCTCATCTGCACGATCAACACCTGGAACCGGGTGGCCCTGGCGACGGCCAAAGTGGCGGGGACGGACGAACGCCGCTGAACGGCACTCCCCGCGGCGCGCTCCCTCGATGCGGCGGCCACTCGAGCGAAGCCGAGAGTGGGGGAGGGTGTGCCATTCCCCGCGTCTGCGGCATGATCCGCCGGACAGGCCCTATACGTTCATCGGCCGGTCGTACGGCCCGATGGGCGTCGGCAGCCGGGAGCTCCCCGTCAGATGGCGGTCGACGGCCGCCGCCACCGCCCGCCCCTCCGCGATGGCCCACACGATCAGCGACTGGCCGCGCGCCGCGTCCCCCGCGGCGAACACGCCGGGGACGTTCGTCGCGAAGCCGCCGTCCCGCGCGATCGTGCCGCGCGGCTCCAGCATCAGCCCCAGCTGCTCGACGAGCCCGTCCTCCCGGTCGGGCCCGGAGAAGCCGAGGGCGAGCAGCACGAGGTCGGCGGGGAGCGCCCGAGCGGTGCCCTCCACCGGCCTGCGCCGCGCATCGACCTCGACGAGGTGCAGCGACCGCACATGCCCGCTCTCGTCGCCGGTGAAACGGAGCGTGGACGCCGCGAACAGTCGCGCGTCCGCGTCCGCCGCCGGCGCGGACTCCAGGTCACGCGCCTCCTCGTGCGCCGCCGAGAGCCGATAGATCTTCGGATACGTCGGCCAGGGGTCGACATCCTCGTCACGATCCGCGCCGGGCTGCGCGTAGATGTCCAACTGGGTCACGGACGCGGCGCCCTCGCGCACCGCCGTGCCCAGACAGTCGGCCCCCGTGTCGCCCCCGCCGACGATGACGACGTCCTTTCCGGCGGCGGACATCGGGGACGCCTCCAGATCGCCCTCGCACACCCGGTTGGCCAGCGGCAGGTACTCCATCGCCTGCTGGATGCCGGTCAACTCCCGCCCTGGGACGTGCAGTTCCCGCCACTCGGTCGCCCCGGTGGCGATCACCACGGCGTCGTAGCGCGCCCGCAGGTCGGCCGCCATGACATCGCGCCCGATCGTCGTCGACGTACGGAACTTGGTGCCCTCCGCCCGCATCTGCTCGATCCGCCGCTCGAGGTGATGCTTCTCCATCTTGAACGCGGGGATGCCGTACCGCATGAGCCCGCCGATCCGGTCATCCTTCTCGTAGACGGCGACCGTGTGCCCGGCCCGGGTCAACTGCTGGGCCGCGGCCAGCCCGGTGGGCCCGGAACCGATCACCGCCACCGTCTTCCCCGACAGCCGGTCCGGCGGCCTCGGCGGTGTGAAACCGTCCGCCCAGGCCCGGTCGGCGATGGCGGCCTCGACGTTCTTGATGGTGACGGCCGGCTGGTTGATGGCGAGGACGCACCCGGCTTCGCACGGCGCCGGACACAACCGGCCCGTGAACTCGGGGAAGTTGTTCGTCGCGTGCAGCCGGTCGCTCGCCGCCCGCCAGTCCTCCCGCGACACCAGATCGTTCCACTCGGGAATCAGATTGCCGAGCGGACAGGCCTCGTGGCAGAACGGTATGCCGCAGTCCATACAGCGGTCGGCCTGCTTGCTGATCAGGGGCAGCAACGCCCCGGGGACGTACACCTCGTCCCAGTCCCGGACCCGCTCCTCGACCGGCCGGCGCGGCCAGTCCTGGCGGGGTGTGGTCATGAATCCCTTGGGATCGGCCATGGGCGTCTTCCTCGCGTACGCGTACAGCAGGCCGAGCGTCATCGGGCGGCACTCTTTCGGCCACGATACGTCCCGTCGGGCACCCGCGCAGAGTGGCGGACAGCGCTTTCTCCGATGTTCTTCCGTGTTTCTGCGCGTTCTCCCGCGTTCCTTCTTGATCTTCCTCAGACCAGGGCCAGGACATACACGACCGCCGACGCCGCCGACGCGACGGCACGCACGTGGTTCCACCTCGTCCACTCGCGCACATAGGTCGGCCAGTACCTGACGGCCTCCGGTGTGCCCGGTTCCAGCTTCATCAGCGCCTCGTTGCGGGGCACGTTCGCCATCACGGTCACCCCGAACACACCGCACAAGTACAGCCCGCTGCCCAGCAGCAGATGAACCGTTCCGTCGTCCGGCAACAGCACGAACGTCACCACGGCGATCACCGCGCACAGCGCCGCGGAGCCGAGGAACAGCACCATGAACGCCGGCGTCAGCGCCGAGGCGTTGATCGCGTTCATCGCGGCGACGCCCTGCGCGGGCGGCAGCGCGGCGAGCCCCCGCATCACCAGCACCGAGAACGCACAGAAAACCCCGGCCATCAGCCCCGTCACCAGAGCGCCCAGCATCGCGAGCACCAGATACGGCCCATCGATCATGACAACGTCAACTCCCACCCGTCGAGCGGAGATCTTGCCCCGTCCGGTTCGTCACCTCAAGTGAAACCTTGTTCATGATCGTGACCATGGACGAAACGGCCGGTGACGCGGCTTACTGGGTGTGGCCTAGGGGGGCGGGCCCCCTCCCCCCTCCCCTCCCCGCCCTCCCCACCCGCCCCGCCCCACTCCCGCAGTCGCCCCTCCACCTCGCCCGTGATCCGCCGGCGGGCCTCGTGTCGGGGCATGCCGCTCATCAGGAGCCGGTCGTACGGCGTGTCCAGATGCCGTACGGACGCCACGACCGCGGAGACGACCGCGCCCTCGGACAACGCCCGCCCGGCGGCGCTGCGCCCCACCCGGCCACTGCCCCGCAGCGAGGCGTGTGCCGCGATCCCCCGCGCCCGCTCTGCCGGGCAGCCCGGAAACAGCCGCAGGATCTCCGCCGCGAACGTCTCCGCGAACTGCTCGTCCTGCGCCGCCCGCCGCCGCGCGTCCCGCACCCGGCGCCGCCGCCGGGCCTCGGCGTCCGCCAGGCATCGTTCCTCGGCCCGCGCGAGCGCCGCCTCCTCGACGAGGACGCCCTGCCGCTCGTACCGTCCCTTGCGCCGGTTGAACCGGACGACCACCGCTGAGAGCCCGCTCTCCTCCCGCGACCTGCGCGTCAGCGCCGTGTCCCCGCGCGGCAGGAACACCAGATGCCCCAGATCGGCACAGTCGAGGCAGCGCTGCGCGGTGTCCTCCAGGACCAGCATCGGCTGCGGCCCGCGACGACACCCGGCGCAGTGCTTCCGACGTAGCGGCTGGATGACGAGAAGCCCGGTACGGGGTGCGGGAGTTGTGAGGGATGCGCTTGCCATGGGGGCTTCATTCCCCCTGGTGGGCGCGGTGGCACCTGGTCAACGAGGCATGTGCTCGTTACGACGGGAACCCTCCCCTCGTCGAGCTGCCCGCAGCCCGTGGGCCCCGCGGGGCCGAGGCGTCCAGGTTGGTGGCTGGCGCATCATGGGCCGTGTGCGACTCGAAGCGATCACCTGGGAACGGCTCGGCGACCTCCTTGCCGAGCGGCTGCTCGATCTGAAGCCGGACGACGGCAGTCCATGGCGGCGCGTCGCCTTCGACGGCGCGCCGGCGGCCCGCCCCGGAGATCTCGCCGAGCGCGTCGCCGAGGCCCTGCGCACCCGCGGACGTCCTTCCCGTGTCGTGGACACGCACGGCTTCCTGCGCCCCGCGTCTCTCCGTCTGGAGTACGGCCATCACGACGTGGAGGCCTATTACGACGGCTGGTTCGACACCAGCGCTCTGTGGCGCGAGGTGTTCAATCCTCTCGAACCCGACGGCGACGGACGGATCCTGCCCGATCTCCGGGACCCTGTCACGGACCGCGCGACCCGCAGTTCCTACGTCCAACTCCCGCCCGCTGGCTTCCTGTTGCTGCATGGTCCTCTCCTGCTGCGCCACTGGTTCCCCTTCGACCTGTCCGTGCACGTCCTCCTCTCCCCGGCGGCCCTGCGTCGCCGTACCGCCGAAGCCGACCAATGGACGCTGCCCGCCTTCGAGCGCTATGCGCAGGAGACCGATCCGGCCGCCACGGCGGATGTCCTCGTCCGTGCGGACGATCCTCGTCATCCGGCGTGGGGTGGCTGAATCGCGGATCGACGAACCGCTTTTAAATGCACGTGCATGTAAGTAGTCTGACGTCATGACGATCTCCGCAAGCACTGCCGCACCCTCCGCCGCTCATTCCGCCGCCGCCTCCGTCCCCACCGTCTCTTCGGTCTCGTTCAGTGACTCTGTTCGTGCTCTCCTCGACGGCAGGAACTTCGCCGCCGTGGCCACCCTCGGCCCGGACGGCGCCCCGCAGAACTCGGTGGTCTGGATCAAACGCGAGGGCGACACCGTCCTCTTCTCCTCCACCGACGGGCGCCAGAAGGTGCGCAACCTCCGTCGTGACGCCCGTATCAGCATCTCGGTCTTCGACCTCGCGAATCCGTACACCTCGGTCGAGATCCGTGGCACCGCCGAGATCCTCCCGGACCCCGACAAGCGGCTCCCGCACGAGCTCTCGCACAAGTACCTCGGCGTCGACCCGCCTGCCGAGAAGGACGACGAGGTACGCCTGATCATCCGCGTCGTCCCGCAGCGAGTCCTTGGCTTCTCGGCCTGAGGAGTTCCAGGTGCGGGCCCATGGCGGCGCGGCGAGAATATGGGGTGCCGGGACTAGCGGTGCCGCCCGCGCCGCGCCGGCCGTCCGGCACCGGGAGGTACCTCATGACCACCGCCGGAGACATCATGCACCGCGGCGCCCAGTGGATCCCCGCCGACGAGACCCTCGACCGCGCCGCCCAGTTGATGCGCGAACTGAACGTGGGGGCGCTGCCCATCAGCGACGAGAACGAGCGACTCTGCGGCATCCTCACCGACCGGGACATCGTCGTCGGCTGCGTGGCCATGGGACACGACCCCGCACAGGTCACCGCAGGGGAGATGGCCCAGGGCACACCGCGCTGGATCGACGCGGGAGCCGACGTCGGCGAGGTGCTCCAGGAGATGAAGGGCCACCAGATCCGCCGGTTGCCCGTCATCGAGAACAAGCGCCTCGTGGGCATGATCAGCGAGGCTGACCTCACCCGGCACCTCACCGAGGACCAACTCGCCGCCTGGGCGGAGAGCGTCTACGCCAGGACCGGACCTGCCCGGCACTGACCACTGCGCCCGCCGTCGCCCCGACGGAACCGGCCGCTCAGAGCCAGCCGTTGCGCCGGAAGCCGCGGTACAGGACCCAGCAGGCGACGGATATCACGCTCATGACCAGCGGATAGCCGAACCTCCAGCGCAGTTCCGGCATGTTGTCGAAGTTCATGCCGTACACCCCGCAGACCATCGTCGGCACGGCGATCACCGCGGCCCAGGCCGTGATCTTCCGCATGTCCTCGTTCTGTGCCACCGTGACCTGTGCCAGATGCGCCTGCAGGATCGAGTTGAGCAGCTCGTCGAAGGCGGCGATCTGCTCCGTGGCCCGCAGCAGGTGGTCGGAGACGTCCCGGAAGTAGGCCTGTATCTCCGGATCGATCACCCGGACCGGCCGGTCCGCGAGGTCCAGCAGCGGACGGCCCAGCGGCACCACCGCCCGCTTCAGCTCCAGGAGTTCACGCTTGAGCTGATAGATGCGCCCCGGGTCGGTCCGCGCGCCGTCCTCCGCGAACACGTCCGTCTCGACCTGGTCTATGTCGGCCTGCACCGCGTCGATGACGTTCAGGTAGTCGTCGACGACGTGGTCGGCGATCGCGTGCAACACCGCCGAAGGCCCCTTGCCGAGCTGCCTCGGATCGGCCTCCAGCTCCTCGCGCAGCGGGCCGAGCGAACCATGCCGTCCGTGCCGCACCGTGATCACGAAGTCCGGGCCGACGAACACCATGATCTCGCCGGTGTTGACCACCTCGCTGGTCGCCGTGAGCTCCTCGTGCTCGACGTAGCAGACCGTCTTGAACACGGCGAACAGCGTCTCGCCGTACCGCTCGACCTTCGGCCGCTGATGTGCCTCGACCGCGTCCTCGACCGCCAGCGGATGCAGGTCGAAGAGCTCGGCGATGCCCGCGAACTCCTCGTTCGTCGGCTCGTGCAGGCCCAGCCACACGAAACCGTGACCGCTCTTGCGCACCCGCTCCACGGTGTCGACCAGATCACCGCCGCGCGGGGCCCGCACGCCGTCCCGGTACGTCACGCAGTTCACCACCGACGAACCCAGCGGGGATCGCGCGGGGTGACTCAGGTCGACCCGCGGGCGCCGCCGGGCCAACCGCGCCACCCTGCGCAGACCGCCGACCCTTCCGAGGCCGGTGACCTTCCGCAGATTCCCTGCCATGGTCATCTGGGACTCCTTGCGTGGATCTCCTCGCGCCGCATTCCTGCGCCCTGGCGAGCCAGTCTGCCAGGCCCGCGTATGCCGTGGGTAAGCCTGTGGAAACGACAGGTTCCGCTTTGTTCCCGCCTGTGGACAACGGGACTTCCCACTGCTCACGAGAGCGACGGCCGTCCTTTCCCGTCACGGGTTCCCGACTTCCGCGCTCCTGATCCCGGCCGCGTCGACCACCTCCGGCACGCCGGACAACTGGGATGATCGCCGCATGACGCGATCCGACGGGTACCTCCTCGACAACCGGCAGCCCGAGGCGGGGGAACGCTTCGACGCCTTCGCCGCCCTCTTCGACGCCACGACGTTCCGCCACCTCGAAGGACTGGGGATCGGACCCGGCTGGCGGTGCTGGGAGGCCGGCGCCGGCGGCTCCTCCGTGGTGTCCTGGCTGGCGAAGAAGGTCGGCCCGACGGGCAAGGTCCTCGCGACCGACATCGACACCTCCCGGCTGGCGTCGGTCGCCCGCCCGCCGGTCGAGGTACGCGTCCACGACCTCGGCGCCGAGGAGCCGCCGATGGAGG is a window encoding:
- the pdxR gene encoding MocR-like pyridoxine biosynthesis transcription factor PdxR, with amino-acid sequence MADSWVNSAERIGADLHLELAGPGGRRAAVIGALREAVRSGRLAPGTRLPPYRSLAADLGVARNTVADAYAELVAEGWLTARQGSGTRVAERAEPLRRAERVPVETPARARGPRHDLRQGTPDASSFPRAAWLASYRRALQQAPNEVFGPGDPAGRRELREALTEYLARARGVRTEPERIVICSGFAHALRLLFGPFGTGSGVLRGPLAVEAYGLDFHRGLLAAAGVRTTPLPLDADGARVDLLGRERAVLLTPAHQFPTGGPLHASRRTAVLDWARACGGVLVEDDYDGEFRYDRKPVGAVQGLDPERVIYVGSVSKSLSPALRLGWMVLPERYVADVLAAKGDREAWASVPDQLGLADLIVSGAYDRHVRRMRQRYRGRRDLLVGALAAQAPHVEVTGVAAGLHAVLRLPPGTERSTVKAAAWQGVALDGLAAFRHPATDMAPSDGLVVGYATPPEHAYGAALDALCRVLPPPNAQPGPA
- a CDS encoding glutamate synthase subunit beta, with product MADPKGFMTTPRQDWPRRPVEERVRDWDEVYVPGALLPLISKQADRCMDCGIPFCHEACPLGNLIPEWNDLVSREDWRAASDRLHATNNFPEFTGRLCPAPCEAGCVLAINQPAVTIKNVEAAIADRAWADGFTPPRPPDRLSGKTVAVIGSGPTGLAAAQQLTRAGHTVAVYEKDDRIGGLMRYGIPAFKMEKHHLERRIEQMRAEGTKFRTSTTIGRDVMAADLRARYDAVVIATGATEWRELHVPGRELTGIQQAMEYLPLANRVCEGDLEASPMSAAGKDVVIVGGGDTGADCLGTAVREGAASVTQLDIYAQPGADRDEDVDPWPTYPKIYRLSAAHEEARDLESAPAADADARLFAASTLRFTGDESGHVRSLHLVEVDARRRPVEGTARALPADLVLLALGFSGPDREDGLVEQLGLMLEPRGTIARDGGFATNVPGVFAAGDAARGQSLIVWAIAEGRAVAAAVDRHLTGSSRLPTPIGPYDRPMNV
- a CDS encoding PPOX class F420-dependent oxidoreductase, giving the protein MTISASTAAPSAAHSAAASVPTVSSVSFSDSVRALLDGRNFAAVATLGPDGAPQNSVVWIKREGDTVLFSSTDGRQKVRNLRRDARISISVFDLANPYTSVEIRGTAEILPDPDKRLPHELSHKYLGVDPPAEKDDEVRLIIRVVPQRVLGFSA
- a CDS encoding uridine kinase → MGRVRLEAITWERLGDLLAERLLDLKPDDGSPWRRVAFDGAPAARPGDLAERVAEALRTRGRPSRVVDTHGFLRPASLRLEYGHHDVEAYYDGWFDTSALWREVFNPLEPDGDGRILPDLRDPVTDRATRSSYVQLPPAGFLLLHGPLLLRHWFPFDLSVHVLLSPAALRRRTAEADQWTLPAFERYAQETDPAATADVLVRADDPRHPAWGG
- a CDS encoding anthrone oxygenase family protein yields the protein MIDGPYLVLAMLGALVTGLMAGVFCAFSVLVMRGLAALPPAQGVAAMNAINASALTPAFMVLFLGSAALCAVIAVVTFVLLPDDGTVHLLLGSGLYLCGVFGVTVMANVPRNEALMKLEPGTPEAVRYWPTYVREWTRWNHVRAVASAASAVVYVLALV
- a CDS encoding CBS domain-containing protein → MTTAGDIMHRGAQWIPADETLDRAAQLMRELNVGALPISDENERLCGILTDRDIVVGCVAMGHDPAQVTAGEMAQGTPRWIDAGADVGEVLQEMKGHQIRRLPVIENKRLVGMISEADLTRHLTEDQLAAWAESVYARTGPARH
- a CDS encoding magnesium and cobalt transport protein CorA, which codes for MTMAGNLRKVTGLGRVGGLRRVARLARRRPRVDLSHPARSPLGSSVVNCVTYRDGVRAPRGGDLVDTVERVRKSGHGFVWLGLHEPTNEEFAGIAELFDLHPLAVEDAVEAHQRPKVERYGETLFAVFKTVCYVEHEELTATSEVVNTGEIMVFVGPDFVITVRHGRHGSLGPLREELEADPRQLGKGPSAVLHAIADHVVDDYLNVIDAVQADIDQVETDVFAEDGARTDPGRIYQLKRELLELKRAVVPLGRPLLDLADRPVRVIDPEIQAYFRDVSDHLLRATEQIAAFDELLNSILQAHLAQVTVAQNEDMRKITAWAAVIAVPTMVCGVYGMNFDNMPELRWRFGYPLVMSVISVACWVLYRGFRRNGWL
- a CDS encoding DUF2293 domain-containing protein produces the protein MASASLTTPAPRTGLLVIQPLRRKHCAGCRRGPQPMLVLEDTAQRCLDCADLGHLVFLPRGDTALTRRSREESGLSAVVVRFNRRKGRYERQGVLVEEAALARAEERCLADAEARRRRRVRDARRRAAQDEQFAETFAAEILRLFPGCPAERARGIAAHASLRGSGRVGRSAAGRALSEGAVVSAVVASVRHLDTPYDRLLMSGMPRHEARRRITGEVEGRLREWGGAGGEGGEGRGEGARPPRPHPVSRVTGRFVHGHDHEQGFT
- a CDS encoding carboxymuconolactone decarboxylase family protein → MNTATNSATHTPANSTRLDFGKSAPKAFRALIGFDAAAREGLDPALVELIQIRSSHLNHCAYCLHMHTNDARKAGESEDRLHMVAVWREARHFFTEKEQAALALTEAVTLVPDGGVPDDVYTEAAARFDERELAQVLALICTINTWNRVALATAKVAGTDERR